A window of the Macaca nemestrina isolate mMacNem1 chromosome X, mMacNem.hap1, whole genome shotgun sequence genome harbors these coding sequences:
- the LOC105478267 gene encoding LOW QUALITY PROTEIN: protein FAM9A (The sequence of the model RefSeq protein was modified relative to this genomic sequence to represent the inferred CDS: deleted 1 base in 1 codon), with product MSCFLSLLSLTLHSPGSGVASNFPGQPTMEPVGRKRSKRAAKVQLEAQVMAAPVKEHAGKDPVNDEHEERNPFTETREKDVTDEHGEREPFAEKDEHMGIHTMKLEYIAADIKEDLAAKRKMIKIDKAAYRKTKNTIERALRKKQLKRQKRDYRHTRKLLNVLKEYIADKQKDDEEVEAAAAAAAAAAAAAAAAAEVIVVEEHEEEEKEEEEEKEGGEGEETEEEVIKAFQEKQKRCQQHTSVRRGGLKEVKPLREQFIKATKDSKDNYCIISSDEESELDN from the exons ATGTCCTGTTTCCTTAGCCTACTGAGTTTGACTTTGCACTCA CCAGGTTCAGGGGTCGCCTCTAACTTCCCAGGACAGCCAACCATGGAGCCCGTGGGCAGGAAGCGCAGCAAGAGGGCTGCCAAGGTTCAGTTGGAGGCTCAAGTTATGGCTGCCCCCGTGAAGGAGCATGCAG GAAAGGATCCAGTCAATGATGAACATGAGGAAAGAAACCCTTTTACAGAAACAAGGGAGAAAGATGTAACTGATGAGCATGGGGAAAGAGAACCTTTTGCTGAAAAAGATGAGCACATGGG gattCATACCATGAAGCTAGAATATATTGCAG CTGACATTAAAGAGGACCTtgctgcaaaaagaaaaatgataaaaatagataAAGCCGCTTATAGGAAAACCAAGAACACAATTGAACGTGCTTtgagaaaaaaacaactaaaaag GCAGAAACGTGATTATAGACATACTCGGAAGTTGCTGAATGTCCTTAAAGAATACATCGCAGACAAGCAGAAAGATGATGAGGaagtagaagcagcagcagcagcagcagcagcagcagcagcagcagcagcagcagcagcagaagtaATAGTAGTAGAAGAACacgaggaggaggagaaggaggaggaagaggagaaagaaggaggagaaggagaagaaacagaagaagaagTAATT AAAGCATttcaagaaaaacagaagaggtgTCAACAACATACAAGTGTTAGGAGAGGGGGGCTGAAAGAGGTGAAGCCGCTACGTGAGCAATTCATAAAG